The following are from one region of the Bactrocera oleae isolate idBacOlea1 chromosome 6, idBacOlea1, whole genome shotgun sequence genome:
- the LOC106621400 gene encoding G-protein coupled receptor Mth2, producing the protein MSNHLINQLIVIALAIQLRQLYVAADIPNCAFRDTVSLAKIRSNSDGSYTYQGLRIPHNMTAAYSYDELSNGTRVSVPIHIRGCACKLKQCIQLCCSPNELLDDKTKKCINRDTRAYPRINILTAEDKFKEMIDVFEEFVPQQRMPCEEFKILNSVLVEDYNVLYEDGTIFYVVKSKYITYRDFCLTPFWYNKKWNLNPVECFKKIQMTTYMYMTLLTMSVPFLLATIWVYLYVPQLRCLHNSCLVCFLGTFAVGSLILSSVLWIRYSWEACQAMGVLCYFFMISAFFWLNITCFDLWLSVRGIRYELQPSSPRLRFVYYSIYVWSAAAIFALTAITIEYTNISDAWKPGFGNGQCFIKSRDWSAMLYFQGPSGLLNLFNVFFFTMSVINLYQIKEDSYELKKETSQQYKLSTFLRLFLVMGVSWILEVFTYLFANNNSFIIVIINTLNASQGIILFIVLVLKRRVLILLKNRWNRSI; encoded by the exons aTGTCAAATCATTTGATAAACCAATTAATCGTGATCGCTTTGGCGATTCAGCTCAGGCAACTCTACGTAGCTGCCGACATACCGAATTGTGCATTTCGAGACACCGTTAGCCTGGCAAAAATACGATCAAATTCAGATGGTTCATATACTTATCAGGGCTTACGCATACCCCACAACATGACAGCCGCCTATAGCTATGATGAACTCTCCAATGGCACACGTGTTTCAGTACCAATACACATCAGGGGTTGTGCCTGTAAGCTGAAGCAATGCATACAGCTCTGTTGCTCGCCCAACGAGCTGTTGGAcgacaaaaccaaaaaatgcaTTAATAGGGACACCCGTGCTTACCCTAGGATTAACATTTTAACGGCAGAAGACAAGTTTAAAGAAATGATCGACGTATTTGAGGAGTTCGTACCGCAGCAGCGCATGCCTTGTGAGGAGTTCAAAATTCTCAACTCGGTACTGGTCGAAGATTACAATGTTCTCTATGAG gACGGCACTATTTTTTACGTggttaaaagtaaatatataacatatcgTGATTTTTGCCTAACACCCTTTTGGTACAACAAAAAATGGAACTTGAATCCTGTCGAATGTTTTAAGAAAATCCAAATGAcgacttatatgtatatgacac TATTAACTATGTCGGTGCCGTTCCTCTTGGCCACAATTTGGGTGTATTTATACGTGCCTCAACTACGCTGTCTGCACAATAGCTGTCTCGTCTGTTTCCTTGGCACTTTCGCGGTCGGCAGTTTAATATTGTCGTCGGTGTTGTGGATCAGGTACAGTTGGGAAGCCTGTCAAGCAATGG GTGTCCTATGCTATTTCTTCATGATATCTGCTTTCTTTTGGCTGAATATTACTTGTTTCGACCTATGGTTGAGTGTACGTGGCATCAGATATGAGCTTCAGCCGAGCAGTCCCCGTTTGCGTTTCGTTTACTATTCGATTTATGTGTGGTCAGCAGCAGCGATTTTTGCACTTACCGCTATAACTAttgaatatacaaacataagcgACGCTTGGAAGCCAGGTTTTGGAAATGGTCAATGcttcataaaat CAAGAGACTGGTCAGCAATGCTATATTTTCAAGGTCCAAGCGGtttgttgaatttatttaatgttttctttttcacAATGAGTGTTATAAATTTGTATCAAATCAAAGAAGATTCATATGAGCTCAAGAAAGAGACGAGTCAACAGTACAA ACTTTCAACATTTCTACGCTTATTCCTGGTAATGGGTGTTTCATGGATTCTGGAGGTTTTTACCTACTTGTTTgcaaataataattcatttatcaTCGTAATAATCAATACGTTGAATGCCTCACAGggcataatattatttattgtgcTTGTGCTGAAGCGAAGAGTATTAATTTTGCTGAAGAATCG GTGGAACAGAAGTATATGA